The Calditerrivibrio nitroreducens DSM 19672 genome window below encodes:
- a CDS encoding peptidylprolyl isomerase, whose amino-acid sequence MRVLLFLFMFLFAVSVFAADVTVAKVGKVNISEKEVNIILNDIVMKQGIDPRTIDQNNPKVAEVKNDIVKNLVQREILLTLAMKSIPKDIDKKTSESYENLKKKYKDPKDFENAMKSAGTNEKEVKEKIKKNLILENYVNSIAKDIKITEQEKKDFYEKNKDIFKDPEMVKASHILIKVDDKQNDKDAKSKIDSIYKELKSGKSFEELAKKYSQDGSAANGGDLGFFPRGAMVKEFENVAFSTPAGKFSEPFKTQYGYHIVKVTEKRPAKTYTYEEVSNHIEGKLRMDKLKGILDKKVEEGKKSVKVEILKKY is encoded by the coding sequence ATGAGAGTACTGTTATTTTTGTTTATGTTTCTTTTTGCTGTCTCTGTTTTTGCGGCGGATGTGACGGTTGCAAAAGTTGGAAAGGTGAATATCTCTGAAAAAGAGGTGAATATTATCTTAAATGATATTGTTATGAAACAGGGGATCGATCCAAGAACAATTGATCAAAACAACCCAAAAGTTGCGGAAGTTAAAAATGATATAGTGAAAAATCTTGTCCAAAGAGAGATTTTACTTACCCTTGCCATGAAGTCTATCCCTAAGGATATTGATAAAAAAACTTCTGAATCTTACGAAAATTTAAAAAAGAAGTATAAAGATCCAAAAGATTTTGAAAATGCAATGAAGAGTGCAGGAACAAATGAAAAAGAGGTCAAAGAGAAGATTAAAAAGAATTTAATCCTTGAAAACTATGTAAATAGTATTGCAAAAGATATTAAGATTACAGAGCAGGAAAAAAAGGATTTCTATGAAAAGAACAAAGATATCTTCAAAGATCCAGAGATGGTAAAAGCAAGCCATATATTAATAAAAGTGGATGATAAGCAAAATGATAAAGATGCCAAGAGTAAAATAGATTCGATTTATAAAGAACTAAAATCTGGAAAAAGTTTTGAGGAACTTGCCAAGAAATATTCTCAGGATGGCTCCGCTGCAAATGGTGGTGATTTAGGTTTTTTCCCAAGAGGTGCTATGGTGAAAGAGTTTGAAAATGTGGCATTCTCCACACCTGCAGGGAAATTTAGTGAGCCTTTTAAAACGCAATATGGCTATCATATAGTAAAGGTGACTGAAAAAAGACCAGCTAAAACTTATACTTATGAGGAAGTTTCCAATCATATCGAAGGAAAGCTAAGAATGGATAAACTTAAAGGGATTCTGGATAAAAAGGTTGAGGAAGGTAAAAAGTCTGTAAAAGTGGAGATTTTGAAGAAATATTAA
- a CDS encoding nitroreductase family protein, protein MDIEKALKSRRSVNFFDQNYTISDEEINSILELANYTPSSMNLQPWKIIVVKSPDMKNKLKEACFNQAKVSEASCNFVVVADPHALEENIDDVLKSWVDLGYMSEETASNYKNMALGLYETQDSLKRKIFAVKNSSFYAMSLMYAAMAFGYETHPMDGFDENKVKNLLNLPENVIIPVIIACGKFKKDAVLLPRAFRRNVKKFSKII, encoded by the coding sequence ATGGATATAGAAAAAGCATTGAAATCAAGAAGATCCGTCAATTTTTTTGATCAGAATTACACAATATCAGATGAGGAAATAAACTCTATACTGGAACTTGCAAATTACACACCTTCCTCAATGAACCTTCAGCCCTGGAAAATTATTGTCGTAAAATCGCCTGACATGAAAAATAAGCTTAAAGAAGCATGCTTCAATCAGGCAAAAGTTTCTGAAGCCTCATGTAATTTTGTGGTGGTAGCAGATCCTCACGCCCTGGAGGAAAATATTGACGACGTACTAAAAAGCTGGGTGGATCTCGGTTATATGTCAGAAGAGACAGCATCAAACTACAAAAATATGGCTTTGGGACTTTATGAAACACAGGACTCTCTAAAAAGAAAGATATTTGCTGTCAAAAACAGCTCTTTTTATGCTATGTCTTTAATGTATGCAGCAATGGCATTTGGATATGAAACACATCCAATGGACGGTTTTGATGAAAATAAAGTTAAGAACCTCTTAAATCTACCCGAGAATGTAATTATCCCCGTAATCATTGCCTGTGGCAAATTTAAAAAAGATGCTGTTCTGCTACCAAGGGCTTTCAGAAGAAACGTAAAGAAATTTTCAAAAATCATCTAA
- the coaD gene encoding pantetheine-phosphate adenylyltransferase, with product MMKALYPGTFDPMTNGHLDIIERGSKMFKHLVVAIAENKRKKPLFSIEDRVEMAKESLKSLENVSVVPFSNLLIHFMKENNINIILRGLRAVSDFEFELQLALMNRKMYPECETVFLMPSSKYIFLSSSMIREIASLGGDVSCFVPYPVYLKIKEKFKTISQG from the coding sequence ATGATGAAGGCGTTATACCCTGGGACATTTGATCCTATGACCAATGGACACCTTGATATTATAGAAAGGGGTTCCAAAATGTTTAAGCATCTTGTGGTGGCTATAGCTGAAAATAAGAGAAAAAAACCTCTTTTTTCTATTGAGGATAGAGTTGAAATGGCTAAAGAATCGTTAAAGTCTCTTGAAAATGTTTCGGTAGTTCCTTTTTCAAATCTTTTAATCCATTTTATGAAAGAGAACAACATAAATATTATTTTAAGAGGTTTGAGGGCCGTTTCAGATTTTGAATTTGAATTGCAGCTGGCACTTATGAACAGGAAGATGTATCCTGAGTGCGAGACTGTATTTTTGATGCCAAGTAGTAAATATATATTTTTGAGTTCCAGTATGATTAGAGAAATTGCTTCCCTTGGTGGTGATGTTTCATGTTTTGTTCCATATCCGGTATATCTTAAAATTAAAGAGAAATTCAAAACGATTAGTCAAGGATGA
- a CDS encoding response regulator: protein MYKILAIDDSPTMHRLFKMIFNEGEYELKLADSGVTGLELAKEFRPDIILLDFVMPKLNGFQFCKILREEMGIDDIPILLITSKAEDVGEKFTERFTKIDYIAKPFQPEELIEKIQQILKIKKDETEELFKDIVPDLTEGDPVSHEESLSSASAIDSIVSKIEKSIIPFVREYIEKYLRLETAYMISDNKGDLLNIDKIKEIISDGAGELVIFNSQGVFTFYFDNGVMAYGFRGDDKIADLFELCQDVFNVCLLEVKTFGELYEQLKELNFSDEIIKRTFINYMMELLNDALTLEQYNYYVNKFDIDKDFSVKSWVHTDNLSKLYKKFIEEQIEINKLLFDSNIIPYYNSKKDTNMLTDFEKRLLSLCNGENSLGKILGFFGNNKRFVKNLLGALLMTNYITIKL from the coding sequence ATGTATAAGATATTAGCCATAGATGACAGCCCGACCATGCATCGGCTTTTCAAAATGATTTTTAATGAAGGGGAATATGAATTAAAATTGGCGGATTCAGGCGTGACTGGGTTAGAGCTGGCAAAAGAGTTTAGACCTGATATTATACTTCTCGATTTTGTAATGCCGAAACTAAATGGTTTTCAATTTTGTAAAATTTTGAGGGAAGAGATGGGGATAGATGATATCCCAATTTTGCTAATTACGAGTAAAGCGGAAGATGTGGGTGAAAAATTTACAGAGCGTTTTACCAAGATCGATTATATTGCAAAGCCTTTTCAGCCGGAAGAACTTATAGAAAAGATTCAGCAGATATTGAAAATTAAAAAGGATGAAACTGAGGAGCTATTTAAAGATATCGTCCCTGATCTTACCGAGGGTGATCCTGTTTCACATGAAGAGTCACTTTCATCAGCCTCTGCCATCGATAGTATAGTTAGTAAGATAGAAAAAAGTATAATCCCATTTGTAAGAGAATATATAGAGAAGTATTTAAGATTAGAAACCGCTTATATGATCAGTGATAATAAAGGTGATCTTCTTAACATTGACAAGATAAAAGAAATCATTTCTGATGGTGCCGGGGAGCTTGTTATTTTTAACTCTCAAGGGGTATTTACTTTTTATTTCGATAATGGAGTTATGGCATATGGGTTCAGGGGGGATGACAAAATTGCTGATCTTTTTGAACTATGTCAGGATGTTTTCAATGTGTGTCTGCTTGAGGTTAAAACTTTCGGGGAGCTATATGAGCAGTTAAAAGAATTAAACTTTTCTGATGAGATTATAAAAAGAACATTTATAAACTATATGATGGAGCTTTTAAATGACGCATTAACACTCGAACAATATAACTATTATGTAAATAAATTCGATATAGATAAGGATTTCTCTGTGAAGTCCTGGGTTCATACAGATAACCTTTCTAAACTTTATAAAAAGTTTATTGAAGAACAGATCGAGATAAACAAACTGCTATTTGATTCAAACATTATACCATATTATAATAGTAAAAAGGATACAAATATGTTGACAGATTTTGAGAAAAGGTTATTGAGTTTGTGTAATGGAGAAAACTCTCTGGGTAAGATTTTGGGATTTTTTGGAAATAACAAAAGATTTGTTAAAAACCTACTTGGTGCTTTGTTAATGACTAATTACATAACTATAAAATTATAG
- a CDS encoding response regulator transcription factor, whose amino-acid sequence MAKILVADDSITEREFIRKILVGEGHEVVTVEDGDKAIEKLRADKFDCILLDVVMPGKNGFQICRDIKKDDFTKNIPVILITSKGQDSDKFWGMKQGADDYLVKPVSEEQIISAIKKFLK is encoded by the coding sequence ATGGCTAAGATATTGGTGGCTGACGATAGTATTACTGAAAGGGAATTTATTAGGAAGATTTTGGTTGGTGAAGGACATGAGGTTGTAACCGTTGAAGATGGAGATAAAGCTATTGAAAAACTGAGAGCTGATAAGTTTGATTGTATACTTCTGGATGTTGTTATGCCAGGGAAAAATGGTTTTCAGATATGCAGGGATATCAAAAAAGATGATTTTACTAAAAACATTCCTGTAATTTTGATAACTTCGAAGGGGCAGGATAGTGATAAGTTTTGGGGTATGAAACAGGGGGCAGATGACTATCTTGTGAAGCCTGTGAGCGAAGAGCAGATTATATCTGCCATTAAGAAATTTTTAAAATGA
- a CDS encoding chemotaxis protein CheW — MRFLRFRVGGLFFLVDLPLVLEISKPLEFYPVPDSNIFLLGLMNLRNNIIPVYDVRYMLDIQTVWKSEKSSVIVLSFQDGTIGLFVDEVKDIVSIYDEREILSGDDFISGYGVEFEGDKLSILDLEFIFSKNDKE, encoded by the coding sequence ATGAGGTTTCTTAGATTTAGAGTGGGTGGTTTGTTCTTTCTGGTAGATTTACCTCTGGTTTTGGAGATTTCTAAACCTTTGGAATTTTACCCTGTGCCTGATAGTAACATTTTTTTGTTGGGACTTATGAACTTAAGAAACAACATAATACCTGTTTACGATGTAAGATATATGCTTGATATTCAGACAGTATGGAAATCTGAAAAAAGTTCAGTAATAGTTCTTTCTTTTCAGGATGGGACTATCGGGTTGTTTGTGGATGAAGTAAAAGATATAGTTTCAATTTATGATGAAAGAGAGATTTTAAGTGGTGATGATTTTATATCGGGATATGGTGTTGAGTTTGAAGGGGATAAACTGAGTATTTTAGATTTGGAATTTATTTTTAGTAAAAATGATAAGGAGTAA
- a CDS encoding methyl-accepting chemotaxis protein, with protein sequence MAQKVSGKSIITKFIFFAILIIFLASFISGYIIYYQSKQKQIASVYDDLATRILTFQDSIVKTKDLPLKDKILMMASSPIFIEDAAQKKDTGSGALFKKRLNMTPEFELLALAGLDYKVISSVSRIQQQLPDLQEILIDIDTLKPGVAYVEPYLTKDFPYFVYYTPVVKDNVVKGVLIALVDGHKLLVNVNSVFTRHKYHKAETTCSSCHTGEKSLENVGFPMIFDKDGVLLISPIHGDKSLVGEEKQFKEIYDQIKAKLANTDKYEGEITYKGKEFICSFAKFEINRLPMLIGMLKNKNYVLATIERGRFLSITITAALVLIIILFSIIYLRKTLSPLKELSVTMEKVMEGNYDVRAKAEGDDEFGQLSKGFNEMLDRITKYIQTQEDVDRMQKQVIALLEVVSNAADGDLTVQAEVTADELGSVADAFNMMTENMRSLINDIKTAGSSIVDATEKLLLSAEQTSKGAQIQIDELKDADSRIERFKELSIKLNEMAQKTVEIIKDASINASKSLELLDNTVDAMFNVKRFSQMASKKVKALGEKSLAIGDITGVISDISNQTNILALNAAIEAARAGEYGQGFSVVADEIRKLAERSSKATKEIADLIKSIQCETAETVKLVEESTVNIEVSSGIIEKTGDSIKNINTVLISSSDAVSEMAEGIATQAKEAESVAETIKHVREISEKTVEDVKNTNRIIATLSQLSEMFKEAVDKFKVEK encoded by the coding sequence ATGGCACAAAAGGTTTCAGGAAAAAGTATAATAACAAAGTTTATATTTTTTGCAATACTTATTATTTTTCTTGCTTCTTTCATCTCTGGTTACATAATTTATTATCAATCAAAACAGAAGCAGATTGCATCTGTTTACGATGATCTTGCCACAAGGATACTTACTTTCCAGGATTCCATTGTAAAAACTAAAGATCTACCATTGAAAGATAAGATTTTAATGATGGCTTCCAGTCCTATATTCATAGAAGATGCTGCCCAGAAAAAAGATACGGGAAGTGGAGCTCTTTTTAAAAAGAGATTGAACATGACACCAGAATTTGAATTACTTGCTCTTGCTGGTTTGGATTATAAAGTTATTTCATCGGTTTCACGGATTCAGCAACAACTACCTGATCTGCAAGAAATTTTAATAGACATAGATACCTTAAAACCTGGGGTGGCTTATGTGGAGCCTTATTTAACAAAAGATTTCCCATATTTTGTTTATTATACCCCTGTTGTGAAAGATAACGTAGTTAAGGGAGTCCTGATAGCTTTGGTGGATGGACACAAGCTTTTGGTAAACGTTAATAGCGTTTTTACAAGACATAAATATCATAAAGCTGAGACAACATGTTCATCATGCCATACAGGAGAAAAATCTCTTGAAAATGTTGGTTTTCCGATGATTTTTGATAAGGATGGTGTTTTGCTAATTTCTCCTATACATGGGGATAAATCATTGGTAGGTGAAGAAAAACAATTTAAAGAGATCTATGATCAAATAAAAGCTAAGCTTGCAAACACCGATAAATATGAAGGTGAGATAACATATAAAGGGAAGGAATTTATATGTTCATTTGCTAAGTTTGAAATTAATAGGCTTCCAATGTTAATTGGGATGCTTAAAAATAAAAATTATGTTCTTGCCACTATAGAGCGGGGTAGGTTTCTTTCTATTACAATTACTGCTGCACTCGTATTAATAATTATCCTATTTAGTATAATTTATCTTAGAAAAACCCTATCCCCACTAAAAGAGCTTTCGGTAACGATGGAGAAAGTTATGGAGGGTAATTACGATGTTCGAGCAAAAGCTGAAGGGGATGATGAATTTGGTCAATTAAGTAAAGGTTTTAACGAAATGCTTGATAGAATTACAAAGTATATTCAGACGCAGGAAGATGTTGATAGAATGCAAAAACAGGTTATTGCATTGCTTGAGGTAGTTTCCAATGCTGCAGATGGTGATCTTACAGTACAGGCAGAGGTGACCGCAGATGAGCTTGGTTCTGTTGCGGATGCATTCAATATGATGACGGAAAATATGAGGTCTTTGATCAATGACATTAAGACTGCCGGTAGCTCAATTGTGGATGCTACGGAAAAGCTTCTCCTTTCAGCTGAGCAGACGAGCAAAGGGGCACAGATACAGATCGATGAGTTAAAAGATGCTGATTCAAGAATTGAGAGATTTAAAGAACTTAGTATAAAGCTTAACGAAATGGCGCAGAAAACTGTTGAAATAATTAAGGATGCTTCGATAAATGCATCTAAATCTCTTGAATTACTTGATAATACTGTGGATGCTATGTTTAACGTTAAAAGGTTTTCTCAGATGGCAAGTAAAAAAGTGAAAGCTCTGGGGGAGAAATCTCTGGCAATTGGCGATATTACAGGTGTTATTTCTGACATTTCAAATCAGACAAATATACTGGCTCTTAATGCTGCCATTGAAGCGGCAAGGGCAGGTGAATATGGACAGGGTTTCTCTGTGGTTGCAGATGAAATTAGAAAACTTGCGGAAAGAAGTAGCAAGGCAACCAAAGAGATTGCAGATCTTATAAAATCGATCCAGTGTGAGACTGCTGAGACGGTTAAGCTTGTGGAGGAAAGTACTGTTAATATCGAAGTTAGTTCTGGTATTATAGAGAAGACGGGTGACTCGATTAAAAATATAAATACGGTTCTTATCTCTTCATCTGATGCGGTATCTGAAATGGCTGAAGGTATTGCTACTCAGGCAAAAGAGGCTGAATCTGTGGCAGAAACAATCAAGCATGTTAGAGAGATATCAGAGAAGACTGTGGAAGATGTTAAAAATACAAACAGAATTATAGCTACACTTTCACAGCTTTCAGAGATGTTTAAAGAGGCTGTTGATAAATTTAAAGTGGAAAAATAA
- a CDS encoding hybrid sensor histidine kinase/response regulator, with protein sequence MAKIDKNSLVEFFKIESEEHFEVILNGLQTLSIDNENWSTIDEIFRSAHTIKGSAAMVGFNNVSKLAHQLENLFELMRTGTKKFSKNVINRVIVFVEDLYNHLKSTSDDISDDLNLEFSNRLNEIIKESDEISDKKSNDNLNQQEESTVDIKPQENQGKVEKQTSRMEILNKADETFAKISKVEKAEHFAHLKLSQVDFLVNLIGELITYKNIEDSRIKLIMDRFEDLTYATNRLQNLSNVVEHNFSYSYLYDQENHLDSDVADEFSLAELDRYDIFNIYARQLTEIVNDINLSYRDIVEILTGFREDLNSSNRLLDRLRRDITSIRMISVDRLFNNAIMTARTAAAAENKQIKILFTGEKLSVDQSVFDVLRESFLHIVRNAVSHGIEDRDMRLAAGKDEVGTLILRAQRHENFLVFEVEDDGAGVDLASVRKKAIEKGLLSEYEAQNMRADKLMELLFLPGFTTKTSISDISGRGVGLDVVKESVEQLGGNVKIHSERGKGTKISITIPLREIIGEYLYIKENNQLFAIPIIYISSIITINTDMLKQKPGNVKYSLHKEELNIFDLGVLIKQTNNGKFTNGQPALVLFYRGDKCIVVVDEILDKVVTVTKPLPNTIKHFKRYSGATINASGQIALIIDPSNLIEGNLSHNVRIEERNVSIKDNKMEYKPNSILIVDDSLSIRKYMGKLLDGMGLYYEEATDGVAAIKKLRERKFDLIITDLEMPLMNGYELINNIRTEMLDHTTPIFVVTSRATDKHRNKALELGANDFIMKPFDEDEIAHKIREALFGKTTISG encoded by the coding sequence ATGGCCAAGATAGATAAAAATAGTCTTGTGGAGTTTTTCAAAATTGAGAGTGAAGAGCATTTTGAAGTTATCTTAAATGGACTTCAAACACTCTCAATTGATAATGAAAACTGGTCAACAATTGATGAAATATTTAGAAGTGCTCATACGATAAAAGGTTCTGCAGCTATGGTGGGCTTTAATAATGTCTCTAAATTGGCCCACCAGCTTGAGAATCTTTTTGAATTGATGCGTACTGGGACGAAGAAGTTTAGTAAAAATGTCATAAATAGAGTTATCGTTTTTGTGGAAGATCTTTATAACCATTTGAAATCTACCTCTGATGATATCTCGGATGACCTCAATCTTGAGTTTTCTAATCGATTAAACGAGATAATAAAAGAGTCTGATGAAATAAGTGATAAAAAAAGTAATGATAATTTAAATCAGCAAGAGGAATCTACTGTCGATATTAAACCTCAGGAAAATCAGGGAAAAGTTGAGAAGCAAACCAGTAGAATGGAGATACTTAATAAAGCTGATGAAACGTTTGCTAAAATATCAAAAGTGGAAAAAGCGGAACACTTTGCCCATTTAAAATTATCGCAGGTAGATTTTTTGGTTAATCTTATAGGGGAATTGATTACCTACAAAAATATTGAAGATAGCAGGATAAAATTAATTATGGACCGGTTTGAGGATCTTACTTATGCCACAAATAGACTTCAGAATTTATCTAACGTTGTGGAGCATAACTTTAGTTATTCTTATCTTTATGATCAGGAAAATCATCTGGACTCCGATGTGGCTGATGAGTTTTCTCTTGCGGAGCTGGATAGATACGACATTTTTAATATCTATGCCCGACAGCTAACTGAAATCGTAAATGATATCAATCTTTCTTATAGAGATATTGTTGAAATACTGACAGGTTTTCGGGAAGATTTAAATAGCTCCAACAGGCTACTAGATAGGCTAAGAAGAGATATAACATCCATAAGGATGATTTCTGTGGATCGTTTATTCAATAATGCAATAATGACTGCTAGAACCGCAGCTGCAGCAGAAAATAAGCAGATTAAAATCTTGTTTACTGGCGAAAAACTTTCTGTTGATCAATCTGTCTTCGATGTGTTGAGGGAATCATTTTTACATATAGTCAGAAATGCTGTTTCTCACGGTATTGAAGATAGGGATATGAGGTTAGCTGCTGGGAAAGATGAAGTTGGTACGTTGATATTAAGAGCCCAGAGACATGAAAATTTTTTAGTTTTTGAAGTGGAAGATGACGGCGCTGGTGTCGATCTCGCCTCTGTAAGGAAGAAAGCTATTGAAAAGGGATTACTTTCGGAATATGAAGCCCAGAATATGAGGGCTGACAAATTGATGGAACTTTTGTTTCTACCAGGGTTTACCACAAAAACGAGTATCAGCGATATTTCTGGTAGAGGTGTTGGGCTTGATGTGGTAAAAGAATCTGTGGAACAGTTAGGTGGCAATGTAAAAATACATTCTGAACGAGGTAAGGGTACTAAAATTTCTATTACTATACCTCTGAGGGAAATAATTGGAGAGTATTTGTATATAAAAGAAAATAACCAACTTTTTGCTATTCCTATAATATACATTAGTTCTATAATTACAATTAATACTGATATGTTAAAGCAAAAACCTGGAAACGTAAAGTATAGCTTGCATAAAGAAGAATTAAACATTTTCGATCTGGGTGTTTTAATAAAACAAACGAATAATGGTAAGTTTACCAATGGCCAGCCTGCATTGGTTTTATTCTATAGGGGTGATAAGTGCATAGTAGTTGTAGACGAGATTTTAGACAAGGTTGTGACAGTAACAAAACCTCTTCCTAATACCATAAAGCATTTTAAGAGATATTCTGGAGCCACCATAAATGCCTCCGGTCAGATTGCCTTGATAATAGATCCATCTAACCTAATAGAGGGTAATTTATCCCATAATGTCAGGATTGAAGAGAGAAATGTTTCGATAAAAGATAATAAAATGGAGTACAAGCCTAATAGTATTTTAATAGTTGATGATTCTTTAAGTATAAGAAAGTATATGGGTAAGCTGCTTGATGGGATGGGTCTCTACTATGAAGAGGCCACTGATGGTGTGGCGGCAATCAAAAAGCTAAGGGAGAGGAAATTTGATCTTATCATAACTGATCTTGAGATGCCTTTGATGAATGGATATGAGCTCATAAATAATATTAGGACTGAAATGCTTGACCATACAACACCTATATTTGTTGTTACATCACGGGCAACAGATAAGCATAGAAATAAAGCTTTGGAGCTTGGAGCCAATGATTTCATCATGAAGCCTTTTGACGAGGATGAAATAGCTCATAAAATAAGGGAGGCTCTCTTTGGAAAAACTACTATTTCAGGTTGA
- a CDS encoding response regulator transcription factor — protein sequence MKNRIMLVDDSITIHRVIDLSLESDRFEVEKAFTYEDAINKIKKFNPELVLLDNKLEGVNITSFVKELKSDYGARVILLVGAFDDFDESKLIQYGCDDYLVKPFSSQSLEDKLVNLLPQNETEDIVVSPVEERDAAVEELMSKISEDVGFDELAKEPKENEIFEETDLKIELDEPALEEGAIVSGDLKSDEDEGVQFTDIEKVEEEKENVEDIFSGLEELDTSAFLKDENKENEELLSLEDIEKDITSIKVDKSDILEDLILDNRSADADEVKDESPKPEEVSVKEEPIFKDEEIKLEEAIDIKVPDLIEEEVSLGDVTGDKPLKSDFDLIKQDLEMEQPKGFDEAISTNKSEPETTTQYSAINDEKIKSMISEIINEDFVKSVIKDVLAKSLEKAVWEIVPELAERLILAEIEKIKSMDK from the coding sequence ATGAAAAATAGGATAATGCTTGTGGATGATAGTATTACCATACACAGGGTAATCGATCTTTCTCTTGAGAGTGATAGGTTTGAGGTGGAAAAAGCTTTTACTTATGAAGATGCAATAAATAAAATAAAGAAATTCAATCCGGAACTGGTTTTGCTCGATAATAAGCTTGAAGGGGTAAATATAACATCTTTCGTGAAAGAGCTCAAAAGTGACTATGGTGCCAGGGTGATTCTATTGGTGGGGGCTTTTGATGATTTTGACGAATCTAAACTGATACAGTATGGATGTGATGATTATCTCGTTAAGCCTTTTAGTTCACAGTCTCTTGAGGATAAGCTTGTTAATCTACTGCCACAAAATGAAACTGAAGATATAGTGGTTTCTCCCGTAGAGGAGAGAGATGCTGCTGTGGAAGAGCTCATGTCCAAGATAAGTGAAGATGTGGGCTTTGATGAATTAGCCAAAGAGCCTAAGGAGAATGAGATATTTGAAGAGACAGACCTTAAAATAGAGCTTGATGAGCCTGCTTTAGAGGAAGGTGCTATCGTTTCAGGCGATTTAAAATCGGATGAAGATGAAGGGGTGCAGTTTACAGACATTGAAAAAGTGGAAGAAGAAAAAGAAAATGTTGAAGATATATTTTCAGGTCTTGAGGAGCTTGATACTTCAGCGTTTTTAAAAGATGAAAACAAAGAAAATGAAGAGCTTTTATCCCTTGAAGATATAGAAAAAGACATTACATCTATAAAAGTAGATAAGTCTGATATCCTTGAGGATCTCATTTTAGATAACAGATCTGCTGACGCAGATGAGGTAAAAGATGAATCTCCAAAACCTGAAGAGGTTTCAGTAAAAGAAGAGCCTATATTTAAAGATGAAGAGATAAAATTAGAAGAAGCTATTGATATAAAGGTCCCAGATCTTATTGAAGAGGAAGTGAGTTTGGGGGATGTCACAGGAGATAAGCCATTAAAATCTGATTTCGATCTTATAAAACAGGATCTTGAAATGGAACAACCAAAAGGTTTTGATGAGGCTATATCTACAAACAAGTCTGAACCAGAGACAACCACACAATATTCAGCAATTAATGATGAAAAAATTAAGTCTATGATATCTGAAATCATTAATGAGGATTTTGTAAAATCTGTCATCAAAGATGTGCTTGCAAAGAGTCTTGAAAAAGCCGTATGGGAGATTGTTCCGGAGCTTGCGGAAAGACTCATATTAGCTGAAATAGAAAAAATTAAATCTATGGATAAATGA